The DNA sequence CTTGTAGTTTTATTGATTAGTTCCGACACACCAGAGTTATATTCTCAAGAGTGTGTAGACAAAAGTACATTAAATGATTTCTAGATGAAATCTTAATCGAGATTTATGAATATAAGGCGGCTCGTGGAAGACATGATAATCATAAATCTGATCTAAATTAAAGGTTGTGAAGTTCTTGTAAACAATTAAGGGTGGCAAAATGAGTTTCGACACAGCACACGAACACGACACGAATTTTACGAGTTAGGGTCAGGATAATTAGACGCGGGTCGAAAACGGTTCGACACGACTTGACACGAAATAAAAACGGGTCAAACACGACATGACCCGCTTAACACGAATGTGACACATTTGACacgatttttttaaatataataaaataaaaaattaataataataatataattatataaaaatatatatttagtgattCAATgctaagttaaaaaaaaaaattaaaatttaatttttttagcataAAATTAAGGTTAGAGTTGAAATAATTAGGCACGAGTCAAAAATTGGGTCGGCACGCTTGacacgaaatataaaagctgGTCACATAAAATATGACACAAACACGACACGATTACACGTTTTGTCACCCTTAGAAACAATAGACTAATAATTTGTGGAAAAAGATGAGTATCAATGGTGTTTTGAGGTCTGGCGTTGCTTGAGTATGGTGGACTCAATGAACAAGATGCCAGCATCAATGTGGTATTTTTGGTTGCCTTTAAGTAATTTTCTAGAGGAAGTTTTCGGAGTAGAAACTCCAAAAGAGAGGAAAATGTCTCAAAAAGAAGTCAAAAGGAAGATCTCCTTCTTAGCCTCCTACTTGATGTATATATAGGCTAGAGGGTTTGTTAGTAATCCCTCATACATCGGGATATCTCATTAACAAAATCCTGTATACCACTCTTTTTTatgaataaaatattacaataaataaataaatatcaataacaGTCTTCTTATATCTAGGTAAATATCCCACAAATAttgaacaattaattattttcggtTGAAGATGTACCAATTTGAAATGGAGTGTTGAACACATGCGTTTTGGACTTCTGATACTTGGCACAACGCCACATAGGCTGTGGCGGTGTGCTCCACTAACCCTCGCTTAGCCGCATTTCCCGATTCTTGAGTAAAATGTATCAACTTTCCTTGTATGCTAATTTTGGATCCGATAACCTCAGAATTGAGTCATGTCTGTGAGACACACTTTGATCGTCTtgaaattatctttccaatgcaaGTTGAACCAGGTCATTTAgataaaaattgagagagttatgccTATTTTACTGAAGGTAGTTTATGTTGTCTTGTACCTGTTGCGAGCACTGCCATGGGCAAATGGCAGAGGTCAGCTATGCATGTTCTCGGACCCTTGGGGTgtgttttgacttttttttttttaatggtgaGCCATATTTTGGAGGTCTTGGGACCCAAAAACCTCATTTCGACATTTGACACCCTAAAAAGTGACCATTGCCACTAGTTGGGGCCTGATAACGGCACAGGTCACCCATGGCTTGTGGGAAGCCATACGTGGTGTCTCTCACTTGTATTTGGTACATAGATGTTGAAAATATAATTTGGTCAATAAATTCCTCTTCCTTGTGTAGTAACCAACTTGTGCCACTTTACTAAATTGGAGACCACTGCCATTCTCTTATGACGCAAGTCACCTAAGGCAAATCCTAGGCCGAAATGACTTTTCTCACTTGTTTTTTACTCTTGATGTCGTGGGAACCCACTTGACAATTTTCCTCCCATAATTTGTGAGGAGTGACCTGTGTCATTCTCTTATGGTACAAGTCAGCTAAGGCGAATCCTAGGCCGAAAATGACTTTCCTCACTTGTCCCTTTTCTCATTGATGTCGAGGGAACCCGCTTAGACAATTTTCCTCCCATAGTTTGTGAGGAGTGACATGTGACATTCTCCTATGGCACAGTCACCTAAGGCGCTCCTAGGTCGGAAATAACTTTTCTCACTTGTCCCTTGCTCTTTGATGTTGAGGGAACCCGTTCGAATAAATTTTCTCCCATGGTTTGCGAGGAGTGACCTGTGCCATTCTACTATGGCAGTGGTCTCCAAACTAGATAGCACTGCCATTTTCTTGTGGCAGTTATTCTTCTTCTCTTGTGGTTTTAGTGCTATTTTGACTTTATACATAAATCCAAGTCAATTTCATGTCCAAACAAGTCAAGTCCTTGTTGGTTTCCTTGGCAGATTAAGGTCTCCAGGGTGAAAACGCTTGCGCGGGGCCATGAATCCTAGTTTGGGCACACTTAGGTGTGTGAGTTCGAGCCCTCTAAAAGTGCCATGGGGTCCTCAAGAAGGATCGATGTcttgatttatttgaaatttatgaGTCTTGGTTAAAGTCGCAAGATTAACTGTAGTATCTTCAAGGTACTTTTGGCATGTGGGCCCTTGTGCAAGAgtaatcatttttatttttttgcgaaAATTAGGTATAacactttgttttatttttaatagggTATTCTatattaaaacttttatgtaataattctttttctatattttaagatgacaatttttttctttatttttcactacataatttttttaataaattttgtaaaagacatatattattcttttgaattttctagaaacaaaaaataaatattaaagtcaTATGTTGTTATGACttatcataataaattattttttcacaGAATAACTACTATGTGAgtatgtatatattgagattaaagtcacaatttatttttataaaacaaattgttTAAATAATCATACCATtttagttactaaattttttttaaaaaaaaaataaaactttaaataaattaatatttacgtgACTCGACAAGTACCATGTACAAACAAAACCCTTGTGCGGGCACATCGTGATAATCAATTTTCCATATGCTAGAAAATAATAATCTTTGCTAGGAGCACAACATATTCTGAGCCTCTCATATTTCTCATACATTTTCTGTCCTATTACTCATGTCCAAACAGAatcaaaaacaattataaccAACGAAAACTTATCCCATTAAGGTGAGAGACTGAGAGCGAAtcataatttaattaaagagaAATATCTTATATAAATGGCGtgtcttttttcttctttttctttctagtGAGAAAATATATTTGGCACGTGCCAAATagcaatatttatataaatatatacaaaaaccTACCAAGCAgtattgttaattaattatttattaaatttataattctcAGACCAAGTCTTATAAGCACATGCTCCAACTTAGTATAAATAATAATCTAGGACATCTACACAAAACAAACAAGCCATGTCTTTATTGATCAGCTCTAAAATGTCTCCCTTATTAGGACTACTAATATCCTTATTATTGATCTCGGTAGCTTATTCTACACCTCCAGAAAAGCCTATTACGTGCACCAATGGCAACTCAAAATGCACAATCACCAACTCAATTGATATCTTTCCCGACCGCACCATCTGCAGGGCAGGCTTCGCGGCCTACCCTACCTCGGAAGCAGAACTCATTGCGACCGTCGCTGATGGCACAAGAAGAGGATTGAAAATGAAGGCAACCACCCAATTATCTCATAGCATTCCCAAGCTAGTTTGTCCCGGGGGAGAAGATGGGCTTCTTATAAGCACCGAGCGCCTTTATAAGGTGCTCAACATCGACATGAATGCCATGACGATGACGGTTGAGAGCGGGGTGATGCTTAGAGACCTCATAAGTGAGGCTGCAAAGGCAAAGCTGGCTTTGCCTTACACGCACTATTGGTGGGGTTTGACCGTTGGAGGCATGTTGGGGACGGGCGCACATGGCAGCACTTTGTGGGGCAAGGGAAGCGCGGTTCATGACTATGTTATTGGGCTTACGATTGTCAGTCCGGGCAGTGAGGTGGATGGATTTGTCAAAGTCCGACAGCTCAAGGAAGGTGATGAAGAACTAAACGCAGCCAAAGTATTAGAAATTGATACACATTTCTACAATACTAAATTAAGTCTAGAATTTTCTACACATTTGTAGAAAAACATACTCTAAACTTTTAGATAATTGTagaataatttagaattttctagACATGTAAAAATCCAATAGAACATAGGCATTTCTAGAAAACTTTAGTCTAGAAGTTTCTAGTTATGCATGCTTAAGAAATATGTAGAAATGTATGGATAAAATCTTTGAACTAGAAAGATCTAGAAGAAATAATTCTAGCCATAAAGTGTAAGGGGTGAgcaactataaataccccatcaAACTTCCAAATTGTAACCAAGCTTGAGTAGCCAAAGTAAGTCTTTTACTACTAGCCTACTACCTTGTCTCCTCTCTTACTacacacataaaaattaaaactctACATAACTCTTCCTTGTCCCACCAATCATCCAACTTATCAACTTATCAACATCATCATACTACACTACCTAATATCCATCCCATACAAATCTAAACCAATACAAATTTATTCTCAAACCatcagtggtatcagagccccGTTCGATCATATATCACTGGGCGTAATCTTTTTCACTCATCAACATGAGTTCGGAGTACAATCGCTCTTCACTACCTCTTCCAATTTTCCATGGAgaaaactatgatttttggtCCATCAAAATGAGGACCTATTTTCGATCACAAAATCTATGGAAAATTGTTGAAGAAGGAATCACTATTCCGGAAGATATTACATCTCTTTCGGAAGACCAAAAGAAGGCACTCGAGGATAATCAACAAAAGGATTCTCATGCATTATATTGCTTGCAACAAGCTATGGCGGACAATCTTTTTCCACGAATTATGAGCGCAACAACGGCAAAAGAAGCATGGCACACGCTACAGGAGGAGTTCCAAGGAACAGTCAAGGTACGCGCAGTTAGACTACAAAAGCTTAGAAGAGATTTTGAGAATCTTAGAATGAAAGATAATGAGACTGCAAAAGATTACTATTCTAGAATTAAAGAAATAGTAAATCAAATGGGAGCCTATGGAGAAATAATTTCTGACAAGAATATAGTACAAAAGATACTAATTTCTTGTACAGAAAAATATGATTCAATAGTTTCTGTGATAGAGGAAACTAAAGATTTAGAAACTCTATCACCAACTGAACTAATGGGCTCTCTTGAAGCATATGAAAGTAGACGAGAAAGGCATAAGGAAAGTGAAGTAGAAAATGTCTTTCAGTCTAAAATCAATTCGCGGTCTCAAAAACCAAAAGCTGATGGGAAAAAGAcacaagaaaaacaaaaagaaaataacgac is a window from the Cannabis sativa cultivar Pink pepper isolate KNU-18-1 chromosome 1, ASM2916894v1, whole genome shotgun sequence genome containing:
- the LOC133033189 gene encoding L-gulonolactone oxidase 5-like — protein: MSPLLGLLISLLLISVAYSTPPEKPITCTNGNSKCTITNSIDIFPDRTICRAGFAAYPTSEAELIATVADGTRRGLKMKATTQLSHSIPKLVCPGGEDGLLISTERLYKVLNIDMNAMTMTVESGVMLRDLISEAAKAKLALPYTHYWWGLTVGGMLGTGAHGSTLWGKGSAVHDYVIGLTIVSPGSEVDGFVKVRQLKEGDEELNAAKVLEIDTHFYNTKLSLEFSTHL